AGCGCCGGCTCCGGGTCGCGATGGTCCGAGATCTGACGTGCCAGATCCTGAGCGGGAAAGGTGGTGACGCCGCGTGATGGCTGAAAAAGAAGTGCTGCTCATTGAGCAGCAAGACCGGTTGGAATCGATGGGATCTGCCCCCATGGTAGCAGATTCCCCGGGGAACCGCAAGGGGCCCACAAGCTGCGCCCGCTGCAACAGGAAGCTGACCAACCCGCACTCCATCGCGCGGACGCTGGGCCCCGTCTGCTACCGGAAGTCGGGCGGCGGCATGTACGACAGCGACATGCAGGCCAGCGAGGCCGAGTGGGAACGCCGGGCGGAGGATCTCCGCAAGGGCGGCGAGTGGGACTGCGGCACTTGGGATTGGGTGGTCCGGCCCAAGGAGCCGGGGGACCTGCCCTTCGTAGTCCGCCGGACCCTGCGGGTTTCTGTTCGCTTCAAGGGCGGCCAGTTCGAGGCCTACGGGCACGTGGGTTACGCCTTCGTACCCGAGGAGGAACGCGAGGTCCTGTTCTACCGGGGTGACGACATTCGCGCGTGCTGGGCGGCGGCCATCGCCGCGGGCCCGGAGTGCAACGCGGCGGCGTACCGCACAGAGCAGCAACTGACCCGCGCCTGGAAGGCGCAAGCGAGAGGGAGGAAGCCGAGGTGAGCACCCAGGTTCAGCGTTACCAGCAGGGCCGGCCGCCGGCCCAGCAGGAGCCCAAGAAGTTCGACGTCGTCAAGCCCCAGGTCCCCGGCATCCCGCCGGAGATCGCCAACCAGATCATCGTCGGGTTCCGCGGCGAGGATGGGACGGTCCGGGCGTACGTCATGGAGGCCGGCCTAGAACTCAAGCTCGAGCAGGTGGCCAAGCGCAAGAAGGGCATCCGGCTGAACGTCGTCATCCCCATCTCGTATGCCCACGAGAGCCCGGAACAGATGCAGAAGCTCTTCCAGATGCTGCCCGAGCAGATGAAAGAGAAATTCCTGGCCCAGCGGGACTACGACATGGCGATGTTCACCACGCCGGCAGGCACGGCCCTCTACAAGGGCGTGTTGCTGTTCGGCGACGGTACGAAGATCTGGGATTACGGCGAGGCCTCGGCGGCCAACGTCAAGATGAGCACTCTGCATGGTCACCTGAACCACGTGGCCGCGACCCGGGCCCGCTTGCGCACCATCCGGAAGGCCACCGCCCGGGGGTTCCTGACGCCCGACCAGGTCTGCG
The window above is part of the Bacillota bacterium genome. Proteins encoded here:
- a CDS encoding DUF6011 domain-containing protein, which produces MAEKEVLLIEQQDRLESMGSAPMVADSPGNRKGPTSCARCNRKLTNPHSIARTLGPVCYRKSGGGMYDSDMQASEAEWERRAEDLRKGGEWDCGTWDWVVRPKEPGDLPFVVRRTLRVSVRFKGGQFEAYGHVGYAFVPEEEREVLFYRGDDIRACWAAAIAAGPECNAAAYRTEQQLTRAWKAQARGRKPR